The following are encoded together in the Citrus sinensis cultivar Valencia sweet orange chromosome 1, DVS_A1.0, whole genome shotgun sequence genome:
- the LOC102625973 gene encoding uncharacterized protein LOC102625973 isoform X2, translating to MEEKKLDYVLIPTGLLVMGVYHIWLLYTILRFPRRSVIGLNAESRHQWVHSIMTDPLKNGTLAVQTIRNNIMASTLLATTAITLSSLIGVFSIRYYAHVSFLVTLPTSKGNTNYIEYVARNLNRGSFFWSLGLRAFYLSFPLFLWIFGPIPMFVCCCTMSFLLYFLDTTSSFTRELHSHSFKEEAKLDDLESPVQSP from the exons atGGAAGAGAAAAAGCTGGACTATGTGCTGATACCAACAGGTCTTTTAGTGATGGGTGTGTATCACATATGGCTACTTTACACCATTCTCCGCTTTCCCAGAAGAAGTGTTATTGGTCTTAATGCTGAGTCTCGCCATCAATGGGTCCATTCCATAATGACT GATCCCTTGAAGAATGGCACTTTAGCGGTTCAAACAATACGCAACAACATTATGGCATCAACTCTTTTAGCTACAACTGCAATCACTCTCAGTTCACTAATTGGTGTTTTT TCTATTAGATACTACGCCCATGTTAGCTTTTTGGTTACTCTGCCTACATCGAAAGGCAATACGAACTATATTGAGTATGTTGCCAGAAACTTGAATCGAGGAAGTTTCTTTTGGTCTCTCGGGCTCCGAGCTTTCTACTTGTCATTCCCTCTTTTCCTTTGGATATTTGGCCCCATACCTATGTTTGTCTGTTGCTGCACAATGTCATTTCTTCTCTACTTCTTGGACACAACTTCCAGTTTTACACGGGAACTTCATAGCCACTCATTTAAAGAGGAAGCAAAACTTGATGATTTGGAATCACCTGTTCAGTCACCATAA
- the LOC102625973 gene encoding uncharacterized protein LOC102625973 isoform X1, whose protein sequence is MEEKKLDYVLIPTGLLVMGVYHIWLLYTILRFPRRSVIGLNAESRHQWVHSIMTDPLKNGTLAVQTIRNNIMASTLLATTAITLSSLIGVFVSSTSSSGNTASEIIYGNKTSILSSIKYFTILLCFLVAFLCNVQSIRYYAHVSFLVTLPTSKGNTNYIEYVARNLNRGSFFWSLGLRAFYLSFPLFLWIFGPIPMFVCCCTMSFLLYFLDTTSSFTRELHSHSFKEEAKLDDLESPVQSP, encoded by the exons atGGAAGAGAAAAAGCTGGACTATGTGCTGATACCAACAGGTCTTTTAGTGATGGGTGTGTATCACATATGGCTACTTTACACCATTCTCCGCTTTCCCAGAAGAAGTGTTATTGGTCTTAATGCTGAGTCTCGCCATCAATGGGTCCATTCCATAATGACT GATCCCTTGAAGAATGGCACTTTAGCGGTTCAAACAATACGCAACAACATTATGGCATCAACTCTTTTAGCTACAACTGCAATCACTCTCAGTTCACTAATTGGTGTTTTTGTAAGCAGTACCTCTAGCTCTGGCAATACAGCTTCAGAAATAATTTACGGCAACAAGACTTCCATATTATCTTCAATCAAGTATTTTACTATTTTGCTTTGCTTCCTTGTTGCCTTTCTTTGCAATGTGCAGTCTATTAGATACTACGCCCATGTTAGCTTTTTGGTTACTCTGCCTACATCGAAAGGCAATACGAACTATATTGAGTATGTTGCCAGAAACTTGAATCGAGGAAGTTTCTTTTGGTCTCTCGGGCTCCGAGCTTTCTACTTGTCATTCCCTCTTTTCCTTTGGATATTTGGCCCCATACCTATGTTTGTCTGTTGCTGCACAATGTCATTTCTTCTCTACTTCTTGGACACAACTTCCAGTTTTACACGGGAACTTCATAGCCACTCATTTAAAGAGGAAGCAAAACTTGATGATTTGGAATCACCTGTTCAGTCACCATAA
- the LOC102625973 gene encoding uncharacterized protein LOC102625973 isoform X3 has protein sequence MVTKVQDPLKNGTLAVQTIRNNIMASTLLATTAITLSSLIGVFVSSTSSSGNTASEIIYGNKTSILSSIKYFTILLCFLVAFLCNVQSIRYYAHVSFLVTLPTSKGNTNYIEYVARNLNRGSFFWSLGLRAFYLSFPLFLWIFGPIPMFVCCCTMSFLLYFLDTTSSFTRELHSHSFKEEAKLDDLESPVQSP, from the exons ATGGTCACCAAAGTTCAA GATCCCTTGAAGAATGGCACTTTAGCGGTTCAAACAATACGCAACAACATTATGGCATCAACTCTTTTAGCTACAACTGCAATCACTCTCAGTTCACTAATTGGTGTTTTTGTAAGCAGTACCTCTAGCTCTGGCAATACAGCTTCAGAAATAATTTACGGCAACAAGACTTCCATATTATCTTCAATCAAGTATTTTACTATTTTGCTTTGCTTCCTTGTTGCCTTTCTTTGCAATGTGCAGTCTATTAGATACTACGCCCATGTTAGCTTTTTGGTTACTCTGCCTACATCGAAAGGCAATACGAACTATATTGAGTATGTTGCCAGAAACTTGAATCGAGGAAGTTTCTTTTGGTCTCTCGGGCTCCGAGCTTTCTACTTGTCATTCCCTCTTTTCCTTTGGATATTTGGCCCCATACCTATGTTTGTCTGTTGCTGCACAATGTCATTTCTTCTCTACTTCTTGGACACAACTTCCAGTTTTACACGGGAACTTCATAGCCACTCATTTAAAGAGGAAGCAAAACTTGATGATTTGGAATCACCTGTTCAGTCACCATAA